A portion of the Thalassoroseus pseudoceratinae genome contains these proteins:
- a CDS encoding PEP-CTERM sorting domain-containing protein: MMRAIQLAVACVAVLVTTAGQVQAGLITIDFDDGTAGNPVDAFYSTLGVTFSNAEFTNNFGLAGSSGSLGIRAIIGGFGPTPTDPIVATFDSPQSFVSITGIDVEENGIRINAFDAPTGGNLVDFDEFFGPGAGVGTFATISTTTPSIFRVEFFQPQNVVGDGVLFEDFSFQASDVSAVPEPSSLALFGIGACVAGLGAARRRRREKQQEATP; the protein is encoded by the coding sequence ATGATGAGGGCGATTCAACTGGCGGTGGCGTGCGTGGCGGTGCTTGTAACCACGGCAGGGCAGGTGCAAGCGGGGTTAATAACCATCGACTTTGACGACGGGACCGCCGGTAATCCGGTTGATGCCTTCTACAGCACCCTCGGTGTCACCTTCTCAAACGCCGAATTTACAAACAATTTTGGGTTAGCAGGGTCGTCGGGGAGCCTTGGCATTAGAGCTATTATCGGTGGTTTTGGACCTACCCCCACAGATCCAATTGTCGCCACTTTTGACTCGCCACAAAGCTTCGTTAGCATCACGGGAATTGACGTCGAGGAGAACGGAATTCGCATCAATGCGTTCGACGCACCGACAGGCGGTAATCTTGTGGATTTTGATGAATTCTTTGGGCCAGGCGCCGGAGTGGGAACTTTCGCAACGATCTCCACCACAACTCCAAGCATCTTTCGAGTGGAATTCTTTCAGCCACAAAACGTGGTGGGCGATGGTGTGCTGTTTGAAGATTTCAGTTTTCAAGCCAGTGATGTTTCTGCCGTTCCCGAACCGTCTTCCCTCGCCCTGTTCGGCATTGGTGCGTGTGTCGCTGGTCTCGGTGCCGCACGCCGTCGACGACGTGAAAAGCAGCAAGAGGCGACGCCCTAA
- a CDS encoding ISL3 family transposase, with amino-acid sequence HSRYTRTARDLPIQGRPVRLYLTVRRFFCRNADCLRRVFCEPIPQLLAEHAHSTTRLADAHRTIGLALGGEPGARLTGKLGMPVSSTTLLRRVKNAGPIATPAPRIIGVDDWAIRKGQRYGTIIVDLERSEVLELLPGRDGSELRTWLGQHPEVEVLCRDRWAPYAEAATAAAPQAQQIADRWHLLGNIREALERFLDRYSGKIKAAFTPTIVNPPDSNSEPEVSAEVLPPETAKQKQRHDRWQEARRRRDEGQSLRRIAREMQLSWRIVPRYVQSDQLPDWQPGRERPSQMTNYRERIEAWLADGNDNAAALHRQLLCEGVRLSCTTVRTYVSRLMATRGLSRHRINAAKPPRSRAPSTKALSFAVMTDPTRRTPTQQCQVNCLQKLSPGIAEAVELVETFAALIRKTSCLTWREWQAKAWDSPCSELRRFAEGLERDRNAVQAAFDEPWSSGPVEGHINRLKTIKRQMYGRAGLALLRARMIRAG; translated from the coding sequence TTCATAGTCGATACACTCGAACCGCCCGGGACCTACCAATTCAAGGTCGCCCGGTCCGGCTATACTTGACGGTTCGCCGCTTTTTCTGCCGGAACGCCGATTGTCTGCGTCGAGTTTTCTGCGAACCCATCCCGCAACTACTGGCCGAGCATGCTCATTCAACCACTCGGCTGGCGGATGCCCATCGCACGATTGGGCTAGCGCTGGGTGGTGAACCAGGGGCTCGTTTGACTGGCAAGTTGGGCATGCCCGTCAGTTCGACGACACTGCTGCGACGGGTCAAGAATGCGGGTCCGATTGCGACGCCTGCTCCACGCATCATTGGGGTCGACGACTGGGCCATTCGGAAGGGACAGCGGTACGGGACAATCATCGTCGACCTGGAGCGAAGCGAAGTTCTGGAGTTGCTGCCCGGACGGGATGGAAGCGAACTGCGAACTTGGCTGGGCCAGCACCCCGAGGTCGAAGTCCTCTGTCGTGATCGCTGGGCTCCATACGCCGAGGCAGCCACCGCAGCGGCTCCCCAGGCCCAACAGATCGCGGACCGTTGGCATTTGCTGGGAAACATTCGCGAGGCACTCGAGCGGTTTCTCGATCGTTACTCAGGTAAAATCAAAGCCGCATTCACTCCGACGATCGTCAATCCACCAGACTCCAATTCGGAACCGGAAGTGTCAGCGGAAGTTTTACCGCCAGAAACTGCCAAGCAGAAGCAACGGCATGACCGTTGGCAAGAGGCACGTCGGCGTCGTGATGAGGGACAATCGCTTCGTCGAATTGCCCGCGAGATGCAATTATCGTGGCGAATCGTGCCGCGTTATGTCCAGTCCGATCAGCTCCCCGATTGGCAGCCAGGCCGCGAGCGACCATCGCAAATGACGAACTACCGAGAACGCATTGAGGCTTGGCTAGCGGATGGGAACGATAATGCGGCGGCCCTGCATCGGCAGTTGCTCTGTGAAGGCGTTCGGTTGAGTTGCACCACCGTGCGGACCTACGTCAGCCGACTAATGGCGACTCGCGGCCTCTCCCGTCATCGAATCAACGCAGCCAAACCTCCTCGGTCACGAGCTCCGTCCACCAAAGCTCTTTCGTTCGCCGTGATGACTGATCCCACCCGACGAACACCGACGCAGCAATGCCAAGTGAATTGTCTGCAGAAGCTGAGTCCTGGAATCGCCGAGGCGGTCGAGCTCGTCGAAACATTCGCAGCCCTGATCCGCAAGACATCTTGTTTGACTTGGCGAGAATGGCAAGCGAAAGCGTGGGACAGCCCATGTTCGGAGCTGCGGAGATTTGCCGAAGGACTCGAACGCGACCGAAATGCGGTTCAGGCCGCGTTCGACGAACCTTGGAGCAGTGGACCGGTCGAAGGGCACATCAACCGATTGAAGACGATCAAACGTCAAATGTACGGCCGAGCCGGCTTGGCACTCCTTCGAGCCCGAATGATCCGTGCCGGATGA